In Gopherus flavomarginatus isolate rGopFla2 chromosome 1, rGopFla2.mat.asm, whole genome shotgun sequence, a single genomic region encodes these proteins:
- the SEPTIN3 gene encoding neuronal-specific septin-3 isoform X2: MFKGSADNKIEAAMSELVPEPRQKPAVPMKPVGINSNLLGYIGIDTIIEQMRKKTMKTGFDFNIMVVGQSGLGKSTLVNTLFKSQVSRKSSGWNREEKIPKTVEIKAIGHVIEEGGVKMKLTVIDTPGFGDQINNENCWEPIEKYINEQYEKFLKEEVNIARKKRIPDTRVHCCLYFISPTGHSLRPLDLEFMKHLSKVVNIIPVIAKADTMTLEEKTEFKQRVRKELEVNGIEFYPQKEFDEDLEDKTENDKIRESMPFAVVGSDKEYQVNGKRILGRKTPWGVIEVENLNHCEFALLRDFVIRTHLQDLKEVTHNIHYETYRAKRLNDNGGLPPVTTETEENHESNL, translated from the exons GGTCAGCAGACAACAAGATTGAGGCAGCTATGTCTGAGTTGGTGCCGGAGCCCCGGCAAAAACCAGCAGTGCCAATGAAACCTGTTGGCATTAACTCTAACCTGCTGGGCTACATTGGGATCGACACCATCATTGAGCAGATGCGCAAGAAGACCATGAAGACGGGCTTTGACTTCAACATCATGGTTGTAG GTCAAAGCGGGCTGGGGAAATCAACACTGGTGAACACTCTCTTCAAATCCCAAGTTAGCCGCAAGTCTTCAGGCTGGAACCGTGAGGAGAAGATCCCTAAGACAGTGGAGATCAAGGCCATTGGGCATG TCATTGAAGAAGGCGGTGTCAAGATGAAACTGACGGTAATTGACACCCCAGGGTTTGGTGACCAGATCAACAATGAGAATTG CTGGGAGCCCATCGAGAAATACATCAATGAGCAATATGAAAAATTCCTGAAAGAGGAAGTGAATATTGCAAGGAAGAAACGAATCCCAGACACGAGAGTCCACTGCTGCCTCTACTTCATCTCCCCCACGGGTCACTC CTTGCGACCCCTGGATCTAGAGTTCATGAAACATCTCAGCAAAGTAGTAAACATCATCCCTGTTATCGCTAAGGCAGACACCATGACCctggaagagaagactgagttcAAACAAAGG GTGCGCAAAGAACTGGAGGTGAATGGGATCGAGTTTTACCCCCAGAAAGAGTTTGATGAGGACCTGGAGGATAAAACAGAGAATGACAAAATCAGG GAAAGCATGCCGTTTGCAGTGGTGGGCAGCGACAAGGAATACCAAGTAAATGGCAAAAGAATCCTGGGCAGGAAAACTCCCTGGGGCGTCATTGAAG TGGAAAACCTCAATCACTGTGAATTTGCCCTACTTCGAGACTTTGTCATCAG GACCCACCTCCAAGACCTAAAAGAAGTGACGCACAACATCCACTATGAGACCTACAGGGCCAAGCGGCTGAATGACAATGGTGGGCTCCCCCCAGTTACCACCGAGACAGAGGAGAACCACGAAAGTAATCTGTGA
- the SEPTIN3 gene encoding neuronal-specific septin-3 isoform X1, with protein sequence MFKGSADNKIEAAMSELVPEPRQKPAVPMKPVGINSNLLGYIGIDTIIEQMRKKTMKTGFDFNIMVVGQSGLGKSTLVNTLFKSQVSRKSSGWNREEKIPKTVEIKAIGHVIEEGGVKMKLTVIDTPGFGDQINNENCWEPIEKYINEQYEKFLKEEVNIARKKRIPDTRVHCCLYFISPTGHSLRPLDLEFMKHLSKVVNIIPVIAKADTMTLEEKTEFKQRVRKELEVNGIEFYPQKEFDEDLEDKTENDKIRQESMPFAVVGSDKEYQVNGKRILGRKTPWGVIEVENLNHCEFALLRDFVIRTHLQDLKEVTHNIHYETYRAKRLNDNGGLPPVTTETEENHESNL encoded by the exons GGTCAGCAGACAACAAGATTGAGGCAGCTATGTCTGAGTTGGTGCCGGAGCCCCGGCAAAAACCAGCAGTGCCAATGAAACCTGTTGGCATTAACTCTAACCTGCTGGGCTACATTGGGATCGACACCATCATTGAGCAGATGCGCAAGAAGACCATGAAGACGGGCTTTGACTTCAACATCATGGTTGTAG GTCAAAGCGGGCTGGGGAAATCAACACTGGTGAACACTCTCTTCAAATCCCAAGTTAGCCGCAAGTCTTCAGGCTGGAACCGTGAGGAGAAGATCCCTAAGACAGTGGAGATCAAGGCCATTGGGCATG TCATTGAAGAAGGCGGTGTCAAGATGAAACTGACGGTAATTGACACCCCAGGGTTTGGTGACCAGATCAACAATGAGAATTG CTGGGAGCCCATCGAGAAATACATCAATGAGCAATATGAAAAATTCCTGAAAGAGGAAGTGAATATTGCAAGGAAGAAACGAATCCCAGACACGAGAGTCCACTGCTGCCTCTACTTCATCTCCCCCACGGGTCACTC CTTGCGACCCCTGGATCTAGAGTTCATGAAACATCTCAGCAAAGTAGTAAACATCATCCCTGTTATCGCTAAGGCAGACACCATGACCctggaagagaagactgagttcAAACAAAGG GTGCGCAAAGAACTGGAGGTGAATGGGATCGAGTTTTACCCCCAGAAAGAGTTTGATGAGGACCTGGAGGATAAAACAGAGAATGACAAAATCAGG CAGGAAAGCATGCCGTTTGCAGTGGTGGGCAGCGACAAGGAATACCAAGTAAATGGCAAAAGAATCCTGGGCAGGAAAACTCCCTGGGGCGTCATTGAAG TGGAAAACCTCAATCACTGTGAATTTGCCCTACTTCGAGACTTTGTCATCAG GACCCACCTCCAAGACCTAAAAGAAGTGACGCACAACATCCACTATGAGACCTACAGGGCCAAGCGGCTGAATGACAATGGTGGGCTCCCCCCAGTTACCACCGAGACAGAGGAGAACCACGAAAGTAATCTGTGA